The sequence below is a genomic window from Rhodococcus sp. 4CII.
ACGCTGGTGACCATGACACCCGGCTGGAACAGCAGACGACTCTTCAGTCGCAGCGCACTCTGGTTGTGCAGGATCTGCTCCCACCAGTGCCCCACCACGTACTCGGGGATGAACACGGTGACCACGTCCCGCGGCGAGTCCTTGCGGACGCGGCGCACGTAGTCGAGAACCGGTTTGGTGATCTCCCGGTACGGCGACTCGATCACCTTCAGCGGCACCGCGATGTCGCTCTTCTCCCACTGACGCACGAGCGCCCGCGTGTCGGGTTCGTCGACATTCACCGTGATCGCCTCGAGCGTGTCCGGCCGGGTGGCCCGGGCGTACGCGAGCGCGCGCATCGTCGGCATGTGCAGCTTCGAGACGAGGACGATCGAGTGCGTCCGGCTGGGCAGCACCCCGTCCCATTCCTGTTCCTCGAGTTCCCGCGCCACGCTGTCGTAGTGCTTCCGGATCAGCTTCATCACGACGAAGATCGCGACCATGGCCACGATCGCGATCCACGCGCCGGCCGCGAACTTCGTGATGAGCACGATGACGAGCACGGCGCCGGTCATGGCGAGGCCGATGGAGTTGATCACCCGGGAACGCTGCATCCGCCGCCGCTGGGCGGCGTCGTTCTCGGACTTCAAGTGCCGGGTCCAGTGCCGGATCATGCCGGTCTGGCTCAGCACGAAGGACACGAACACACCGACGATATAGAGCTGGATCAGCTTGGTGACCTCGGCGCCGAACAGGACGACAAAGGCGATCGCGGCGCCGGACAGGAACAGGATGCCGTTGCTGAACGCCAGGCGGTCGCCGCGGGTGTGCAGCTGACGGGGCAGGTAGCGGTCCTGCGCGAGGATCGATCCGAGCACCGGGAACCCGTTGAATGCGGTGTTGGCCGCCAGCACGAGGATCAGGGCCGTGACGATGGCGATGAAATAGAACCCGATCGGGAACCCGCCGAACACCGTCTCGGCGATCTGGGCGATCAACGTCTTCTGGTGATAGCCGTCCGGGGCGCCGATCAGCTGCTCCGCCGGGCTGTGCGCGTACACGATCCCGATCTTCTGGGCCAGGATGATGATGCCCATCAGCAGCACGACGGCGATCGAACCCAGCAGCAGAAGCGTGGTGGCCGCATTGCGGGACTTCGGCTTCTGGAATGCCGGAACACCGTTGCTGATCGCCTCGACACCGGTCAGGGCCGCACACCCGGACGAGAACGCGCGCGCGATGAGGAACGCGAACGCGATCCCGTACAAATTGGAATCCTCGGCTTCTAGTTGGAACCCGGACGATTCGGCCCGCAGGTCCTCACCCAGGACGAAGATCCGGAAGAAGCCCCACAGCAACATCAGGACCATTCCGACGATGAATGCGTACGTCGGGATCGCGAAGGCGGCACCGGATTCGCGGATGCCGCGCAAGTTGATCGCGGTCAGCAGGACGATGGCCGCGACCGCGAACAGCACCTTGTGCTGGGCGACGAACGGCACCGCCGAACCGATGTTGGAGGCCGCCGACGAGATGGACACCGCGACGGTGAGGACGTAGTCCACCAGCAGGGCGCTGCCGACCGTGAGTCCCGCATTGGGTCCGAGATTGACGGTCGCGACCTCGTAGTCGCCACCGCCCGATGGGTAGGCGTGCACGTTCTGCCGGTAGCTGGCGACGACCACGGCCATCACCGCGGCGACGGCGAGGCCGATCCAGGGGGTGTAGGCGTAGGCGGAGATACCCGCCACCGACAGCACGAGGAAGATTTCCTCGGGGGCGTACGCCACCGAGGACATCGCGTCGGACGCGAAGACCGGGAGGGCGATCCTCTTGGGAAGCAGCGTGTGCCCGAGCTTGTCGCTCCGGAAGGGTCTGCCTAGCAGTAGCCGCTTTGTGGCGGTCGAGAGCTTTGACACTGCCAAAGCGTAAGCCGTCCGCGGAAAAGCTGGACCCTCACCCACCAATGTGTCCGGATTGCGATCTCTGTCGCGGTTGCTCTTCCGTCTGCGCACTGTACGGTTCGATTCGGTACGCACGTACTCGAGACGTGACACCAGAGCCCATGAACGGAGTACAAGGTGTATGTGGTCATCATGGGATGCGGCCGGGTCGGCTCATCCCTCGCCGGCTCGCTGACCCGGATCGGCCACGAGGTCGCGGTCATCGATCGTGATCCCGCCGCCTTCCTGCGTCTCGAACCCGACTTCCCCGGCCACACCGTCGTCGGCATGGGGTTCGACCGCGACGTACTGGTCAAGGCCGGTATCGAGCGGGCCGAGGCGTTCGCCGCAGTGTCGTCCGGAGACAACTCCAACATCATCTCCGCGCGCGTGGCCCGGGAAACGTTCGGCGTGGAACGCGTCGTCGCCCGCATCTACGACGCGAAGCGCGCCGCCGTGTACGAGCGGCTCGGAATTCCCACCGTCGCCACAGTCCCCTGGTCGACGGACCGCTTCCTGCACACCCTCACCCGCGACAGCCAGACCGCCAAGTGGCGGGATCCCTCGGGAACGGTCGCGGTCACCGAGTTGTCCCTGCACGAGGACTGGATCGGCAAGCCGGTCGCCGAACTCGAGGCGGCGACGAATTCGCGTGTCGCGTTCATCATCCGCTTCGGCACCGGCGTGCTGCCCGACCGCAAGACGGTCTTCCAGGCCGACGACCAGGTGTACATCGCTGCCGTGTCGGGAACCGTGGCCGAAGCCGTCGCGCTCGCGGGCAATCCCCCGCCCTCGGACAACTGACACGACAGTGAGAATATTCACGATCGACCACCCGAACGGAAGCACACGATGAGAGTCGCAATCGCAGGAGCCGGCGCAGTCGGACGCTCCATCGCGCGCGAACTGGTCCGCAGCGAACACGACGTCATGCTGATCGAACGCAAACTCGAGCACGTCGAACAGGAGTCGGTGCCCGAGGCGACGTGGGTTCACGCCGACGCGTGCGAACTGAGCAGCCTCGAAACGGCGTCCCTCGAAACCTACGAGGTCGTGATCGCGGCCACCGGCGACGACAAGGCCAACCTCGTTCTCAGCCTGCTCGCGAAGACCGAATTCGGGGTCAGCCGCGTGGTCGCCCGCGTCAACGACCCCCGCAACGAGTGGTTGTTCGACGAGTCCTGGGGTGTCGACGTCGCCGTGTCCACCCCCCGCATGCTCGCCTCACTGGTCGAGGAGGCGGTGTCGGTCGGCGACCTCGTGCGGTTGATGACGCTGCGCCAGGGTCAGGCCAACCTCGTCGAGGTCACGCTGCCCGACAACACTCCGCTCGCCGGGAAACCCGTCCGCAAGCTCCAATTGCCCCGCGACGCCGCGTTGGTCACCATCCTCCGCGGCGGCCGGGTGATCGTTCCCCAGCAGGACGATCCGCTCGAGGGCGGCGACGAACTGCTGTTCGTCGCATCCGTGGACGTCGAGGACGACCTCCGGGCCGCCGTCGGACTCTCGTGATTGCGGCGCGGGCGATCGACTTCGCCGTCGGCGCAACAACTTAGAGCCCCACGGCGGGGGCCCCGACTACGGTCGGCCGGGCTCCTCGCGGGGACCGCCCGCCTCGGTGTCGTCGGTCGGCACGGCGGCCTCGGTGTCGTCGGTCGGCACGGCGGCCCCGGTGTCATCGTTCGGCACGGCGGCCCCGGTGTCATCGTTCGGCACGGCGGCCTCCTCGGACGGTCCGGGTTCGACGATGCGGTCGGCCCGCCGCACCGCCCAGATCGTCACCAGCAGAGCCAATCCCGCCAGCGGCCAGCCCATCGCGATGCGTGCGAAGGCGAGCCAGCCGGTCTGGTCGGAATCGTAGAGCTGCGACTGCACGACGTACCGGGCCCCGAACACCAGCGCCCAGGCGCCCGTTGCGACGTCGTAGGCACGCACCGCGCCGCGATGCCGCCGCCAGAGGTTGCCGTGGCCGTTGAGGAACCCCCAGATGAGTCCGACGATCGGCCGGCGCACCAGAATCGAGACCAGGAACACCGCCCCGTACGCGAGACTCGTGTAGATGCCGAACAGAAAGTACCCCTTGGCATCACCCGTGCGGTACGCGATGAATGCGGAGATGCCGACGCCGAAGAACCCGGAGACCGCGGGCTGGACGGGGCTGTGGCGCACGAGACGCCAGACCAGAATGGCGACCGCGACACCCAGGGCGGCCCAGATCGCCGGACCCAGGCTCCACACCGCGTTGACCGGGACGAAGACCAGGATGGGCAGGGTCGAATAGACCAGCCCGCTGATCCCACCGAGCTGTTCGAGTATGGATTGCTGCTTCGTTTCGGTCACTCGACGAGAGTGCCACACGAGACGGACCCTACGATTCGCCGCGCAGCTCGTAATACGGGTTGAAGATCACCTTCTGGCCGTCGCGTTCGCCGACGCGTCCGCGAACGAGAAGGGTCTTGCCCGGCTCGATCCCCGGAATCCGCCGCCGGCCGATCCACACCAACTTGATCTGTTCGGTGCCGTCGAAGAATTCGGCTTCGATGCTGGCGTTCCCGGACTTCGGACACGCCTCGACGCTGCGGAGCCGTCCCAGCATGGTGACCTCTTCACCGCGGCTGCAGTCGCAGGCACGTTGTGCGCCGGACGCCTGTGACGTCTCGGCCATTTCCTCGGCGTCCAGCTGCTCGAGGTCCTCGGTGAGCCTGCGAGTCAGCCGACGAAAATATCCTGCCGTGGCGGGTGCCATTGCGCGCTCCTGGAGCATGTGCGACGCGAGATCTTCGCGCCGCTCGTAGGGCTGTGTATTCGCCACTGTAGACCCATTGGTTCCCGGCAACCACACCAGCGGAAAGGGTGCTGCCGGGGACGAGGCAAGATCACCTCATGCCCTTTGACGACCGGCCGGCCGTAGCCGTGGTACTCCCGGGAACGGGATCCGACGCGGACTTCGTGGCCCGCGCCTTCACCGAGCCTCTGGCCTGCCGCGGAGTGCGTACGGTCGCAGTCCAACCCGACCCGCGACGGGTCGTCGGCAGCTATTTGGACGCACTCGACGCCACGGCTGCGCAGCATTCCCGGATCATCGTCGGCGGGGTCTCGATCGGGGCGGCAGTGGCGTTGCAGTGGGCAGGATCACACCCTCTGTGCACCGCCGGGGTCCTCGCGGCGCTGCCGGCGTGGACCGGGACCGGCGCGGACGCCCCCGCCGCCGCCAGCGCCCGGTTCACCGCTGCCCGGCTGCGGGCGGACGGCCTCGAACAGGTCACCGCCGAGATGATCGCGACCAGTCCGCCCTGGCTGGGCCGGGAACTGGCCAAATCCTGGCGGTCGCAGTGGCCGCACCTCCCGGCCGCACTCGACGAGGCTTCCGCGTACCACGCCCCGAGCACGGACGACCTGGGGCGCATCGTCGTGCCGGTCGGCATCGCCGCCGCCGTCGACGACGCGGTGCACCCACTCGAGGTCGCCCGGACCTGGTCCGAACTGTTACCGCACGCCGCACTGGTCACCGTGACCCTCGACGAGATCGGTGCCGATCCGGCCGTCCTCGGCTACGCCGGACTCGAGGCGCTGGATTCGGTACTGCACACGGCCTGAGCTGCCGTCAGCGGCCGAGTTGCTGCATCGCGGAACCCGATTCGCCGCGACGCTGCTGCGGCTGGACCGGGGCCTGGGGTGCCTGCGCCTCGTCCTGCGGGACGGGCCCGGGCTGCGGCGCGGCAGGTTGTTGCGGGGCGGCGCCCTGCTGCTGCGCCAGCTGTTGCTGGTGGGCGGCCGCCAACTGCTGAGCGAGCGCCTCGGGCAGGACCACCGGCAGCGGGGTCCGCACCGGGTTCGGCTCGTTTCCCCGCTTGACGACGGTGTCGCGCAGGATTGCCCGGGCGGTCGCGACGAGTTCCGAATCGGACGTGTTGCCACCGCTCGGCCCCGCGACCACGCACCGCACCATCCAGCGGTAGCCGTCGACGCCGATGAAACGCAGGTCGGCGTTGGGGGTGACGGCGAACACCTCGCGGCCCCACGGTCCGCTCTCGACGCTCACCGTCGCGTTGTCGTTGCGCAGAGATTCGGCGAGGTCGCCGGCGACCTCGCGCCACTGGCCCGGCGACTTCGGGGCGGCATATGCCGCCACCGTGACGCGCCCGTGCTGGGTGACGAGGTGCACGGCCTGCGGCGAACCGTCCGGCGCCATTTCAACCTGCAACTGGGCACCCTGCGGCATCGGCACGAGGACGGAACCGAGGTCGAGTCGGGTCCCGACCTCACCGACTGTGAGATCGGCGCCCGATTCCAGGTCGTCGGCGTCGTACGGTCCGCCGTCGACCTCGGTGACGGCGTCGAAGTCGTCGTATTCCGTGCCGTCGTCGGCGGCGTCCGTCTCGGCGTCCTCGAAGACATCGGGCGTGCCGTCCTCTGCTTCCTTGCCCTTCTTACGACGTCCGAACATGTTCAGGCTCCTTCACTGGCATTGCCGACGAGGCTGGCGTGGCCGCCGCTCGACCCGTGTCCGTCGCTGCCACGGGTGGTGCCGTCGAGGGACTCGACCTCGACGAACGACACCAGTTCGACCCGCTGCACGACGAGTTGGGCGATCCGGTCGCCGCGGCGGATCTCGATCGGCGTCTCGAGATCGTGATTGATCAGGCACACCTTGATCTCGCCCCGGTATCCGGCGTCGATGGTGCCGGGGGTGTTGACCACCGACAGCCCCGACTTGGCGGCGAGTCCCGA
It includes:
- a CDS encoding OB-fold nucleic acid binding domain-containing protein, coding for MAPATAGYFRRLTRRLTEDLEQLDAEEMAETSQASGAQRACDCSRGEEVTMLGRLRSVEACPKSGNASIEAEFFDGTEQIKLVWIGRRRIPGIEPGKTLLVRGRVGERDGQKVIFNPYYELRGES
- a CDS encoding TrkA family potassium uptake protein — its product is MYVVIMGCGRVGSSLAGSLTRIGHEVAVIDRDPAAFLRLEPDFPGHTVVGMGFDRDVLVKAGIERAEAFAAVSSGDNSNIISARVARETFGVERVVARIYDAKRAAVYERLGIPTVATVPWSTDRFLHTLTRDSQTAKWRDPSGTVAVTELSLHEDWIGKPVAELEAATNSRVAFIIRFGTGVLPDRKTVFQADDQVYIAAVSGTVAEAVALAGNPPPSDN
- a CDS encoding APC family permease — its product is MSKLSTATKRLLLGRPFRSDKLGHTLLPKRIALPVFASDAMSSVAYAPEEIFLVLSVAGISAYAYTPWIGLAVAAVMAVVVASYRQNVHAYPSGGGDYEVATVNLGPNAGLTVGSALLVDYVLTVAVSISSAASNIGSAVPFVAQHKVLFAVAAIVLLTAINLRGIRESGAAFAIPTYAFIVGMVLMLLWGFFRIFVLGEDLRAESSGFQLEAEDSNLYGIAFAFLIARAFSSGCAALTGVEAISNGVPAFQKPKSRNAATTLLLLGSIAVVLLMGIIILAQKIGIVYAHSPAEQLIGAPDGYHQKTLIAQIAETVFGGFPIGFYFIAIVTALILVLAANTAFNGFPVLGSILAQDRYLPRQLHTRGDRLAFSNGILFLSGAAIAFVVLFGAEVTKLIQLYIVGVFVSFVLSQTGMIRHWTRHLKSENDAAQRRRMQRSRVINSIGLAMTGAVLVIVLITKFAAGAWIAIVAMVAIFVVMKLIRKHYDSVARELEEQEWDGVLPSRTHSIVLVSKLHMPTMRALAYARATRPDTLEAITVNVDEPDTRALVRQWEKSDIAVPLKVIESPYREITKPVLDYVRRVRKDSPRDVVTVFIPEYVVGHWWEQILHNQSALRLKSRLLFQPGVMVTSVPWQLNSSEKAKTLNIEYTAGASRRGYEPDEK
- a CDS encoding DUF3710 domain-containing protein, which encodes MFGRRKKGKEAEDGTPDVFEDAETDAADDGTEYDDFDAVTEVDGGPYDADDLESGADLTVGEVGTRLDLGSVLVPMPQGAQLQVEMAPDGSPQAVHLVTQHGRVTVAAYAAPKSPGQWREVAGDLAESLRNDNATVSVESGPWGREVFAVTPNADLRFIGVDGYRWMVRCVVAGPSGGNTSDSELVATARAILRDTVVKRGNEPNPVRTPLPVVLPEALAQQLAAAHQQQLAQQQGAAPQQPAAPQPGPVPQDEAQAPQAPVQPQQRRGESGSAMQQLGR
- the dut gene encoding dUTP diphosphatase; this translates as MHVSDLSPGPSSAATPALPPVALQRLDPDIPLPQRAHDGDAGVDLCSTLDVTIEPGRRVLVGTGVAIALPLGTVGLIHPRSGLAAKSGLSVVNTPGTIDAGYRGEIKVCLINHDLETPIEIRRGDRIAQLVVQRVELVSFVEVESLDGTTRGSDGHGSSGGHASLVGNASEGA
- a CDS encoding DUF3159 domain-containing protein; the protein is MTETKQQSILEQLGGISGLVYSTLPILVFVPVNAVWSLGPAIWAALGVAVAILVWRLVRHSPVQPAVSGFFGVGISAFIAYRTGDAKGYFLFGIYTSLAYGAVFLVSILVRRPIVGLIWGFLNGHGNLWRRHRGAVRAYDVATGAWALVFGARYVVQSQLYDSDQTGWLAFARIAMGWPLAGLALLVTIWAVRRADRIVEPGPSEEAAVPNDDTGAAVPNDDTGAAVPTDDTEAAVPTDDTEAGGPREEPGRP
- a CDS encoding TrkA family potassium uptake protein, which translates into the protein MRVAIAGAGAVGRSIARELVRSEHDVMLIERKLEHVEQESVPEATWVHADACELSSLETASLETYEVVIAATGDDKANLVLSLLAKTEFGVSRVVARVNDPRNEWLFDESWGVDVAVSTPRMLASLVEEAVSVGDLVRLMTLRQGQANLVEVTLPDNTPLAGKPVRKLQLPRDAALVTILRGGRVIVPQQDDPLEGGDELLFVASVDVEDDLRAAVGLS
- a CDS encoding alpha/beta fold hydrolase, whose protein sequence is MPFDDRPAVAVVLPGTGSDADFVARAFTEPLACRGVRTVAVQPDPRRVVGSYLDALDATAAQHSRIIVGGVSIGAAVALQWAGSHPLCTAGVLAALPAWTGTGADAPAAASARFTAARLRADGLEQVTAEMIATSPPWLGRELAKSWRSQWPHLPAALDEASAYHAPSTDDLGRIVVPVGIAAAVDDAVHPLEVARTWSELLPHAALVTVTLDEIGADPAVLGYAGLEALDSVLHTA